Genomic segment of Bifidobacterium lemurum:
CTCCTTCGCCTCGCCGTTCATCATGGTGTTCCAATACGCGGGACTCAACTGGGCGTCCGCGCTGGTGTTCTTCGTGGTGATCACCGCGGCCTCGTCCGCGTTGAACTCGCTGCTGTACTCCGCGGGCCGCCACCTTTACCAGCTGGCCGCCGAGTCCAATTCGCCGGCGCTGAACAAGTTGGGCGTCGTCTCGAAGCGCAAGGTGCCGGCCCGCGCGATCGTCGCGTCGGCCGTGCTGATCCTGCTCTCTCCGGTGGTCAACGCGTTCCCGCAGATCTCCAGCGCGTTCGTGCTGTTCTCGTCCGCCAGTTCGGCCGTGTTCCTGTTCATCTACATCCTGACGATGGTCGCGCACCGCCGCTACCGCCGCAGCGCCGACTTCATCGCCGACGGTTTCGTGATGCCGGCGTGGAAGTGGCTGAACACCATCGCCATCGTGTTCTTCGTGTTCGTGTACGCCACGCTGTTCCTCGCCGACGACACGCGCGGCTCCGCCATCGCCGGATTGGTGTGGCTGGTGGCGTTCGGAGGCTACTGCTGGCTGCGCGAGCGGTATCGCAGCCGTGACCTCAAGGCCGCTTTGCGGCATCGCGGCTAAGGCGTTGTGGCGCGCGGCGATCCGGTTCGAGAGCTTGTCGGCTTGAGCGCTGGAGAGGCGAGCGTCAACGGGTTGGCACTTGGAGGCTCGAGTTGGCACACGCCTGTCGGCGCCCCTCTGGAACCTCACCGTCATTCCGCCATTTTGCCGTTCCGTGACGTCGGTGTCCGTTCAAGCCGGTGCCAACTCGAGCGCCCAAGTGCCAACCCGTTGAAAGACCGCTGGCCGGTGGCATCGGATACGTCGTCTTTTACCCTGTGAACATATCGCATAGGCGAATAGTAAACACCGTAAGATATTATGGTGGATGTTTGCGAAAGGAGCGGTATGTCGTGGGAATTGGATGCGGTCACCGAGCTGATGGGCAAGATCAAGAGGCTTCGGTCCTCCGCGACCGACCGCCTCGGTCGTGCGGTCAAAGGTGAGCCGGCCGTCCTGCATGAGTTGCTGGTCAACGGCACCATGACGCCGTCCCAGCTGGCCGTCGCCTCGCACAACAGCTCCGGCCGCATTTCGACCCTGCTGTCGACTCTGGAGAAGAAGGGGTATATCACACGCGAGATCGACCCCAAGGATCGGCGCAATATCCTGGTCAATCTCACCGACGCAGGGCGGGGGAAAGGTGAGGAGTATGTCGAGGAGATGCGTGCGATGATGTGCTGGGTGTTCCAGCAGATGGGGGAACGCCGCACTCGGGAGTTCGTCGACCTGATCGTGGAATTCATGACCTATTCCTCGTTGTGCGTGCCGGGGGAACCGCGTCCGACACGCGCGCAGATCGATGCGGCGTTCGCGGCGGATGCGGGACGGAAGGACTGAGCCGCGGTCGTTTCGGCGGCCGGTGTTTCCTTGGGGTGAAACTTGCGTTCAGGTCGTTCCAAGGTTTACGGTATCAAATATCTTACACTGTAAGAAATAAATATTGAGAGGAAATCATGCTTCGTATCTGCAAATATCTGTCGAAGACGGAGATCGGCGAGATGCTCGTCGCCCTCGTCTTCATCGTCGCGCAGATCTGGCTTGACCTGGAACTGCCCGACTATATGTCGGAAATCACCACGCTGGTCGAAACCCAGGGCAGTGAGATGAGCGACATCTGGATCGCAGGCGGCAAGATGCTTGCGATCTCCCTCGGTTCCGTGGCCTGCGCGATCATCACCGGATTCTTCGCCGCGCGTGTGTCGGCCTCCTTCAGCCAGCGGCTGCGCAGCCTGGAGTTCGCCAAGGTCGAATCGTTCTCGACTGCCGAGCTCAACCGTTTCTCCACCGCCAGTCTGATCACGCGATCCACCAACGACGTCACGCAGATCCAGATGTTCATCACCATGGGCCTGACCATGATCGTCAAAGCGCCGATCATGGCCGTGTGGGCCGTGTGCAAAATCGCCGGCAAAGGCTTCGAATGGACGCTGGCGACGGGCATCGCCGTGGGCGTCCTGCTGGTGGGCGTCGCCGCGCTGATGGCGCTGGTCATGCCGAAGTTCCGCGCCATGCAGGAGCTTACCGACAACATCAACCTCGTGGCTCGCGAGAACCTCACCGGCCTGCGCGTGGTGCGCGCCTACAACGCCGAGGACTATCAGGAGACGAAGTTCGCCAAGGCCAACAAGGACCTCACCGACACCCAGCTGTTCACCAACCGCGCGATGGCCATCATGATGCCGCTGATGAACACCGTGATGAACGGTCTGATGCTGGCCGTCTACTGGATCGGCGCCTACCTGATCGAGGCGGCCGAAGCCACCGACAAACTCACCCTGTTCTCTAATATGGTGGTGTTCTCCAGCTATTCCGTGCAGGTCATCATGAGCTTCCTGATGCTGAGCATGGTGTTCGTGCTGTGGCCCCGCGCCGACGTGTCCGCCAGGCGTGTGCTCGAAGTGCTCGACACCCAGCCCTCCATCGCCGATGGCCCCCGCACGGCGGGCGAGCCGGGCGTGGCCGGTGAGATCGAATTCCGCGACGTGACTTTCGCCTACCCCGACTCCCAGTCGCCGATGCTCGAACATGTGAGCTTCACCGTCAAGCCCGGGCAGACCATCGCCTTCATCGGCTCCACCGGCTCCGGTAAATCCACGCTGATCAACCTCGTGCCGCGCTTCTACGATGCCACGGAGGGTGAGGTGCTTGTCGACGGCGTGAACGTGCGCGACTACGAACTCAAGGCCCTCCGCGACAAAATCGGCTACGTGCCGCAGACCTCCGTTCTGTTCAAAGGCACGGTCGAATCCAATGTGAGCTACGGCGACGGACGGAGGGGAGATGCCTCGACTGCGCTCGGCATGACGAAGGAAGGGGCGCCCGGCCTGGCGAAAGAGGGGGCAGCCGGTGCGGCGGCGGAAGGCGCGCCGACGGGCGAGGCCCTCACCGCCTCCGTACGCGAGGCGTGCGGCGTGGCCCAGGCCACGGAATTCGTCGAGAAGATGGACGGCACCTACCAGGCCCCCATCGCCCAAAGCGGATCCAATGTGTCCGGCGGGCAGAAACAGCGCCTATCCATCGCCCGCGCGGTATGGCGCAACCCGGAGATCCTCATCTTCGACGATTCCTTCTCCGCGCTGGACTTCCGCACCGACCGCGCCGTACGCGACGCGCTCAAAACCCACGCGCAGGGCTCGACCAAGATGATCGTCGCCCAACGCATCGGCACCATCATGGACGCCGACCAGATCGTCGTGCTCGAACAGGGGCGCATGGTCGGCCACGGCACCCACAAGCAGCTGCTCGACGAATGCGACGTGTACCGGCAGATCGCCGAATCCCAGCTCACCCCGGAAGAACTCGCCTCGTAAGGACGGCAACGAATATGACTGAATCAACCACACGCAGGCGTCCGATGGGTGGGCGCGGCCACGGTCCCGGCATGGGCGGCGTCGTTGAGAAGCCGGCCGACTTCGGCGGATCGATGAGCAAGCTCATCGATTTCGCGCGCAAATACATTCCGGCCGTCATCGTCGCGCTGGTCCTCGGCATGGCCGGCACCATCTGCCAGATCATCGGGCCGGACAAACTCAAGGACGTCACCAACGAAATCGCCAAAGGCCTGCCCGCCATGGTCGACGGCAAGCCCGTGCTCGGCGCGATCGACCTCGACGCGGTCACGCATATCGCGCTGATCCTCGTGGCGCTGTACGTCGGCTACGCGCTGCTGGGCTACCTGCAGAGCCTGCTCATGGCCACCGTCACCCAACGGGTGGCGCAGAACCTGCGCACGGCCATCAGCGCGAAGATCAACAAACTGCCGCTCAAATACTTCGACAAGGTCAGCTACGGCGACGTGCTCTCCCGCATCACCAACGACGTGGACGCCATCGGCCAGACCCTCGGCCAAAGCCTGGGCAGCCTGATCACCTCGGTCACGCTGTTCGTCGGATCGCTCGTCATGATGTTCTACAACAGCTGGCAGCTCACCCTGTGCGCGATCGGCGCCGCCCTGGCCGGCGTCATCATCATGATGGTGATCATGAAGGCCTCGCAGAAGTACTTCACCCGCCAGCAGATCGCGTTGGGCGACGTCAACGGCCACGTCGAGGAGATGTACGCCGGCCATGTGGTCGTCAAGGCCTATTCCGGCGAGGCAAAGTCGATCGAGCAGTTCGAAAAGTACAACGCCGACCTGTACGACTCCGGCTGGAAGTCGCAGTTCCTTTCCGGCCTGATGATGCCGCTGATGAACTTCGTCTCCAACTTCGGCTATGTGGTGGTGTGCGTGGTGGGCGCGGCGCTCGCCATGAACGGCACCATCAGCTTCGGCGTGATCGTGGCGTTCATGATGTACATCCGTCTGTTCACCCAGCCGCTCAGCCAGTTCGCGCAGGCCTTCCAGAACCTGCAGCGCACGGCCGCCGCCTCCGAGCGCGTGTTCGGATTCCTCGACGAGCCCGAGATGGCCGACGAGTCCGACCTCAAGCCGCTGCTCGGCTACGGCCGCGACGAAAACGGCAAGCCGACGCGTGTGCGCGGCGACGTGGAGTTCAGTCACGTGAGCTTCGGCTACTCGCCTGATCACACCATCATCCACGATTTCTCCGCCGAGGTGAAGGCCGGGCAGAAGGTCGCCATCGTCGGACCCACCGGCGCGGGCAAAACCACCATGGTGAACCTGCTGATGCGCTTCTACGAGATCAACGGCGGTACCATCTCCATCGACGGTGTGGATACCAAATCCGTGCCGCGCTGGAACGTGCACGACCAGTTCTCGATGGTGCTTCAGGACACATGGGTGTTCCATGGAACCGTGCGCGAGAACATCGTCTACGCCAAGCCGGACGTCACCGACCAGCAAGTCGAGGACGCCTGCCGCGCCGTGGGCCTGCACCGCTTCATCTGCTCGCTGCCGCAGGGCTATGACACCGTGCTCGATGACAAAACCGCGCTTTCCGCGGGTCAGAAGCAGCTGCTCACCATCGCCCGGGCCATGGTGCAGGACGCGCCGATCCTCATCCTCGACGAGGCGACCAGCTCGGTCGATACGCGCACCGAGGAGCTGATCCAAAAGGCGATGGACCAGCTGACGGTGGGCCGCACGAGCTTCGTGATCGCGCACCGCCTGTCCACCATCCGCGACGCCGACATGATTCTTGTGATGCGCGACGGCGACATCGTCGAGCGCGGCACGCACGAGGAACTGCTTGAGGCGGACGGCTTCTACGCGGGGCTGTACAACTCGCAGTTCGCGCTGACGGACTGACGATGCCCGCGTGTTCCGTTCCTGTCATCCTGAGCGGAGCGCGGCGGAGTCGAAGGATCTCAGCTCGCCTGGCGGCAAAGGCCTGAGATCCTTCGACTCCGGCCTTCGGCCTTCGCTCAGGATGACGGAGGGAAAGGTCGTTGCGTCTCCTCAGGAGATCGGAAAGACACCGCAGTTCGCTTGGGATGGCGGAGGAGCGGCCTCGGCTCCCTCAGGACGATGATGGGGAAGATACGCGTGACCCCGGCGTGTGAAACACTCCGTGGGTGAGCGCTGCGGTGAAATGCTCGCAGCACATTCCCTGAGATTCGGCTTGTCTATCGCATCCGGCGATGGAGCAGACATGTCCCCCCATGATCATCTGCCTTTCCTCACTGTGGAACGCCAATGTCCTGCAAACGGCTTTTTGTTTGCTACTAGACATCCTATCTAGTTTGCGGCAGGAAATGCGGGAATCCGGCGAAATCGCGCGGTTTTCCTCCTGAATCGCGCATTGCGCCGCGTGTTACTGGACAGAATCGTCCGAAGTATCCGTATCGTGCGCGAACGGACCCCGCGCGCGTGGGTCGCATGCGAACAGTCGGCCCGGGAATCGTGGGCTGACCGCCGCGGTTCGGTCGGAGCGTACGATGGCGCAATCGAAGGCGAAGCGTGCTCGCAGTCGGTCGGCGCGTGAGACGAACAACGCCGTGGCCAGACCGTCGGCCAGCGCGACCAGCGGTTCGACGCGCGGCTTGGCAGGCGGTTTGCCGTGCGATTCGGCGGCCCATGCGGTGGACGGTTCGTCAAGCGTTTTGCCGGTTCGTGCGGCGGTCGGGCTGCCGGCTTGCATGGTGCGCGGTTTGGCGGCTTGCGTGGCGGTCGGTTCGGCGGACAGGCCCGCCGCCACCGCGACCCAGGCCGCGGCCACGTCGTCCGCCGGGCGGCCGTCGATGGCGTTGATCAGGTGGTGAAGCCGATGTCCGGCGGCCTGGCCCCATTGGCGGCGGCTCGGCGCGCTCGCGCAGAACGCTCCGCCCGACATCGCCGCCACGCCGACGGCGTTGTCGGAATCCCAAGGATCCTCAAGCGCGATGGTGACCGGCTCTTCTGGCGAGCGAACCAGCAGATCTCCTCCGGCATCGATCAGCAGCGCGCCGTGAGGGTCGTCGATCGCCGCCGATTCGCCGATCAACGCGGCGATAAGGTCCACGAGATACCCTTTGCCGCACGCCCCGAAATCCAGCGATACCGGACGTTTGGTGACGAGCGTGGCGCCATGCCGCTCCACATCGCCGCGCCAGGTCGGACGCCCACGAAGGCTGCCCAGATGCCCTGCGGCATCCGGCTCCATGACGAACCGCAGGTCGGCGCCATAGCCGAGCCGGGTCAGGTCCTCGCCCACGCAGGGGTCGATCGCCCCATCGGTCGCGTCGGCCAGCCGGTCGTACAGATCGAACAGCGGCACCGCCCACTCGGGAAAATCGAAGGTGCCGCCGTGCTCTGCCCCTCGCATCGCCGCGACCAGCGAATCGGGGCGGAACCGCGACAATAGGCGCTCGTATTCGGCGGCGAACGCGCGGATCTCGCCCCGCGTCGCGTCGTCGAGCGGAGCCGCCGAACGGATGATCATTCCCGTGCCCAGCGCGCGCGGAAGCGTCATGATGTGGGGCATGCGTTCGGCGAGTCGACTCATGGTGTCCATTGTAGGGAGAATGTTGAGTTAACATAGTGTCAACTTCGCAATGGGGGAGGTTGACCATGAACGATGCGACGATGCCATCGACCCACGCCACACGCGCGGTCAAAGATTTGCCCACCGCCAAGGTGTGGGCGTTCGCCGTCGGACAGTTCGGCTGGGCGCTGCTGTCCGGCATCATCTCGAACTGGCTTGTGTACTTCTACCAGCCTGACCAGGAGACCATCGACCAAGGGCAGACGGTGTTCGTGCCGCAAGGGCTGGTCGTGTTGGGGGTGGTGACCGTGGTGGGCGGCATCACCGCGTTCGCGCGCTTCTTCGACGCGTTCGTGGATCCGGCGGTGGCGAGCCTGTCCGACCGCTGCAAGTCCAAGGCGGGCCGTCGCATTCCCTTCCTGAAATTCGCCGCGCTGCCGCTGGCCGTGGTCACCGTGCTCGTGTTCTGGAGCCCGGTGAACGGCACAAGCTGGGTGAACGCCGCGTTCCTGTTCGTCACCGTGATCGGCTACTACATCGCGCTCACCTTCTACTGCACGCCCTACAACGCGCTGATCGCCGAACTTGGGCATGACTCCAAACAGCAGCTCAACATCTCCACCGCCATCTCCTTCACGTGGGTGTTCGGCACCGCCATCGCCTACGTGGCGCCCGTGATCTGGGGCGCGATGACGCCGGGACTCGACCGCGTCACCGCCATCCGCGTGACCTTCACCATCATGGCGGCGGTCGCGTTCGTGTGCATGCTGGTGCCCGTATTCGCCATCGACGAGAAGGAATACGTCAAATCCCAGCCGACCAGCGAATCCACGCTCGCCTCGCTCAAGGAGACCTTCCGCGACGGCGAGTTCCGCAAATTCGTCGGCTCCGACGTGGTCTACTGGGTGGCGATCACCACCTTCCAGACCG
This window contains:
- a CDS encoding ABC transporter ATP-binding protein, coding for MGGVVEKPADFGGSMSKLIDFARKYIPAVIVALVLGMAGTICQIIGPDKLKDVTNEIAKGLPAMVDGKPVLGAIDLDAVTHIALILVALYVGYALLGYLQSLLMATVTQRVAQNLRTAISAKINKLPLKYFDKVSYGDVLSRITNDVDAIGQTLGQSLGSLITSVTLFVGSLVMMFYNSWQLTLCAIGAALAGVIIMMVIMKASQKYFTRQQIALGDVNGHVEEMYAGHVVVKAYSGEAKSIEQFEKYNADLYDSGWKSQFLSGLMMPLMNFVSNFGYVVVCVVGAALAMNGTISFGVIVAFMMYIRLFTQPLSQFAQAFQNLQRTAAASERVFGFLDEPEMADESDLKPLLGYGRDENGKPTRVRGDVEFSHVSFGYSPDHTIIHDFSAEVKAGQKVAIVGPTGAGKTTMVNLLMRFYEINGGTISIDGVDTKSVPRWNVHDQFSMVLQDTWVFHGTVRENIVYAKPDVTDQQVEDACRAVGLHRFICSLPQGYDTVLDDKTALSAGQKQLLTIARAMVQDAPILILDEATSSVDTRTEELIQKAMDQLTVGRTSFVIAHRLSTIRDADMILVMRDGDIVERGTHEELLEADGFYAGLYNSQFALTD
- a CDS encoding MarR family winged helix-turn-helix transcriptional regulator; translation: MSWELDAVTELMGKIKRLRSSATDRLGRAVKGEPAVLHELLVNGTMTPSQLAVASHNSSGRISTLLSTLEKKGYITREIDPKDRRNILVNLTDAGRGKGEEYVEEMRAMMCWVFQQMGERRTREFVDLIVEFMTYSSLCVPGEPRPTRAQIDAAFAADAGRKD
- a CDS encoding ABC transporter ATP-binding protein; translation: MLRICKYLSKTEIGEMLVALVFIVAQIWLDLELPDYMSEITTLVETQGSEMSDIWIAGGKMLAISLGSVACAIITGFFAARVSASFSQRLRSLEFAKVESFSTAELNRFSTASLITRSTNDVTQIQMFITMGLTMIVKAPIMAVWAVCKIAGKGFEWTLATGIAVGVLLVGVAALMALVMPKFRAMQELTDNINLVARENLTGLRVVRAYNAEDYQETKFAKANKDLTDTQLFTNRAMAIMMPLMNTVMNGLMLAVYWIGAYLIEAAEATDKLTLFSNMVVFSSYSVQVIMSFLMLSMVFVLWPRADVSARRVLEVLDTQPSIADGPRTAGEPGVAGEIEFRDVTFAYPDSQSPMLEHVSFTVKPGQTIAFIGSTGSGKSTLINLVPRFYDATEGEVLVDGVNVRDYELKALRDKIGYVPQTSVLFKGTVESNVSYGDGRRGDASTALGMTKEGAPGLAKEGAAGAAAEGAPTGEALTASVREACGVAQATEFVEKMDGTYQAPIAQSGSNVSGGQKQRLSIARAVWRNPEILIFDDSFSALDFRTDRAVRDALKTHAQGSTKMIVAQRIGTIMDADQIVVLEQGRMVGHGTHKQLLDECDVYRQIAESQLTPEELAS
- a CDS encoding FAD:protein FMN transferase, translating into MSRLAERMPHIMTLPRALGTGMIIRSAAPLDDATRGEIRAFAAEYERLLSRFRPDSLVAAMRGAEHGGTFDFPEWAVPLFDLYDRLADATDGAIDPCVGEDLTRLGYGADLRFVMEPDAAGHLGSLRGRPTWRGDVERHGATLVTKRPVSLDFGACGKGYLVDLIAALIGESAAIDDPHGALLIDAGGDLLVRSPEEPVTIALEDPWDSDNAVGVAAMSGGAFCASAPSRRQWGQAAGHRLHHLINAIDGRPADDVAAAWVAVAAGLSAEPTATQAAKPRTMQAGSPTAARTGKTLDEPSTAWAAESHGKPPAKPRVEPLVALADGLATALFVSRADRLRARFAFDCAIVRSDRTAAVSPRFPGRLFACDPRARGPFAHDTDTSDDSVQ
- a CDS encoding MFS transporter — encoded protein: MPSTHATRAVKDLPTAKVWAFAVGQFGWALLSGIISNWLVYFYQPDQETIDQGQTVFVPQGLVVLGVVTVVGGITAFARFFDAFVDPAVASLSDRCKSKAGRRIPFLKFAALPLAVVTVLVFWSPVNGTSWVNAAFLFVTVIGYYIALTFYCTPYNALIAELGHDSKQQLNISTAISFTWVFGTAIAYVAPVIWGAMTPGLDRVTAIRVTFTIMAAVAFVCMLVPVFAIDEKEYVKSQPTSESTLASLKETFRDGEFRKFVGSDVVYWVAITTFQTGLPFFVTSLLKLPETTSTVYFVLMTAVSVLFYLPVNMFANRVGKKRLLLGAFVLFTIAFAFAGMLGSGLLGAIPPMVQGLILSVVGAIPMAAFGILPQAIVANIADASSKTTGQDRQGMFYAARTFAMKMGQSVAMLLFTGVSTIGMASGTGYRIAAICAAVLCGIGGVVFAFYNEKKVLGVLEG